CTGTTCCGTACCACTCAAGGGTTGTGAAACAAATGTAAGTCTTTCAATCGCTATTTACCATGTTTAAATCAATATCGAATTGAAATAATAGCATATGACACTTACCAATTTTTGTTCTCTATTGCAGCCATGTTTGAATGGAGGCGCCTGCCTGCCGTACTTGGTCAATGAGATAGACCATCAATATAACTGCACCTGTGAGAACGGCTTTCAGGGCGACAAATGCGAGAAGACCACCACCTTGTCCATGGTGGCCACCAGCTTGATTTCGGTGACCACGGAACGCGAGGAGGGCTACGACATTAATCTCCAGTTCAGGACGACGCTGCCCAACGGAGTGCTGGCCTTTGGAACCACCGGCGAAAAGAATGAGCCGGTTAGCTACATTCTGGAGCTAATTAACGGACGATTGAATCTGCATTCCTCGCTACTGAACAAGTGGGAGGGCGTGTTCATCGGCTCCAAGCTGAACGACAGCAACTGGCACAAGGTGTTCGTAGCCATCAACACATCGCACTTAGTGCTCTCGGCCAACGACGAGCAGGCCATATTCCCGGTGGGCTCCTACGAAACGGCCAACAACAGCCAGCCCTCGTTCCCGCGAACCTATCTCGGCGGCACGATACCCAATCTGAAGTCCTACCTGCGCCACCTCACCCACCAGCCGTCGGCCTTTGTGGGCTGCATGCAGGACATCATGGTCAACGGGAAATGGATCTTCCCCGACGTGCAGAGTACGAACGAGTCGTATACCAAGCTGGAGAATGTCCAGAGCGGATGTCCACGCACGGAGCAATGCAAGCCGAATCCCTGCCATTCGAATGGCGAGTGCACGGATCTGTGGCACACGTTCGCCTGCCACTGTCCTAGACCCTTTTTTGGACACACTTGTCAGCATAGTAAGCACTATTGGATTAATACCAGTGATTCCTGATCTTTCAACCTTGTTTTACTTATTAACTTTCTAGATATGACTGCAGCCACTTTTGGCCACGAGAACACCACCCATTCGGCTGTGATTGTGGAGACAACGGACGTGGCTAGGCGCGCCATTCGCTCCATTCTGGACATCTCCATGTTCATCCGAACCCGCGAGCCGACCGGTCAAGTCTTCTACTTGGGCACCGATCCTCGCAAGGCACCCACCAAAAGTGAGTTTGATCAGGAGAGTTTTTAATGCACACATATTTGGATTTATCTGAGAGCACATAATgagaaacatttaaatttgatcgACTTTCCTAAGATTTTAGGATCTTAAGATAATGTCTTCATTATCTGTAAATATTGTTGTTTGTAAATAAGATGTATTTATAACCTCTTTCATAtcgcttttaatatttatatttatttagcgtCTACTTTATGTACCTAAGAAGTTTAAAGCCAGTTATCTTAGTTTTAATGCATATGTGCTTAATAAATACAgattaacattattatttgtttgctcCCTACAGATATTGGCGACTCGTATGTGGCGGCCAAACTGCACGGCGGTGAGCTGTTGGTGAAGATGCAGTTCAGCGGTACTCCGGAGGCCTACACCGTCGGTGGCCAGAAGCTGGACAACGGCTATAACCACCTGATCGAGGTGGTGCGCAACCAGACGCTCGTGCAGGTCAAGCTCAATGGCACCGAGTACTTCCGCAAGACGCTGTCGACGACGGGTCTGCTGGACGCACAGGTGCTCTACTTGGGCGGACCTGCACCCACGCGCGAATCTCTTTTGGGGGCGACCACGGAACCGGGTCCAGTGCCGGCGCCGGGGGCAGGTGTGCCCATTGAGGACATTACGGTGCCAAAGGAGGCGGACGACAGCAGGGACTACTTCAAGGGCATCATCCAGGACGTGAAGGTGAGCAACGGCTCGCTCAACCTTATTGTGGAGATGTATTCGCTGAACGTGACGGACGTCCAAGTGAACGCCAAGCCCCTGGGCGCCGTGACTATCGATCGCGCCTCCGTGTTGCCCGGTGAGGTGTCCGACGATCTGTGCCGGAAGAATCCCTGCCGGCACAATGCGGAGTGCAGGAACACATGGAACGACTACAGCTGCAAGTGCCCCAATGGCTACAAGGGCAAGGATTGCCAGGAGATCGAGTTCTGCCAACTGGTTACCTGTCCGGGCCAGAGCGTGTGCCAAAATCTGGACGATGGCTACGAGTGTCTGACCAACATCACGTTTACGGGTCAGGAGCGCTCCCCTCTGGCCTTCTTCTACTTCCAGGAGCCCCCATCCGAGGAGATTGTGGGTGAAGCGACTCCCAAGCAGACCCTCAAACCGGTCATTGATATAGCCTTCCGCACGCGGGCTGGCGGAACTCTGCTGTACATCGACAATGTGGACGGATTCTTTGAGATTGGCGTGAACGGAGGACGAGTGACCATCACCTGGAAGCTTAGTGCCCTGCATTTCGGCGAGTCTGCTCGCTTCGAGAAGGAGAACACGGACGGAGAGTGGAGTCGCATCTACCTGAGGACACACAACAGCAAACTGGAGGGCGGGTGGAAGGGCTGGGAATCGATGGTGGACCCGTCGCCAGCCTTCTCCACGGACATCGACCAAGCGGCCTTCCAGTCCCTGATCGCCTCCAGCACTCAGGTTTACTTGGGCGGCATGCCAGAATCTCGGCAAGCGCGGGGATCCACTTTGTCCGCCCAGCAGGGCTCCCAGTTCAAGGGCTGTGTGGGCGAGGCAAGGGTGGGCGATCTGCTGCTGCCCTACTTCTCCAATGCGGAGCTGTATCCGCGCACTGAGAACGTTTCCGTACAGTTGAAGGCCCAGTTCCGGCTGAACACCACCCGTCCGGAGGAGGGCTGCATCCTGTGCTTCCAGTCGGACTGCAAGAATGCCGGCTTCTGTCAGGCTCCATCGGATGAGTACGCCTGCACCTGCCAGGCTGGATTCGAGGGCGACGATTGCGGCACGGACATCGACGAGTGCCTGAACACGGAGTGCTTCAACAACGGCACCTGCATCAACCAGGTGGCGGCCTTCTATTGCCAGTGCGAGCCCGGATTTGAGGGTCAGCACTGCGAGCAGAACATCGACGAGTGTGCGGACCAGCCCTGCCACAACGGGGGCAACTGTACGGATCTAATCGCTGCGTACTTGTGCGACTGCCCGGAGGACTATATGGGTCCCCAGTGCGACGTGCTCAAGCAGATGACCTGCGAGAACGAGCCCTGCCGGAACGGATCCACCTGCCAGAATGGATTCAGTGAGTATAATGCCACGTTTCTCTTAACATATTAGAATTAGGGGGCACCACGTTAATCCGCTGCACCGTTTACAACCGGCACTTTACTCCATTTTTAACTGATCTACTTTCTCTTCCTAAAGATGGAGCGACTGGCAATAATTTCACCTGCACCTGCGTGCCCGGCTTCGAGGGTCCTCTTTGTGACATTCCCTTCTGTGAACTGACGCCATGTGACAATGGCGGTCTCTGCCTGACTACTGGCATGGTGAGTATCCCTGAAAGGGTATTTCCTTACGAAACACCTAGTTACCCAAACCCTGCCCTTTCAGTCCCCCATGTGCAAGTGCAGTCTGGGCTACACGGGTCGCCTGTGCGAGCAGGACATCAACGAATGCGAGTCGAATCCCTGCCAGAACGATGGTCAGTGCAGGGATCTGGTGGGCAAGTACGAATGCGACTGCCAGGGCACTGGATTCGAGGGCCTCCGCTGCGAGAATGACATTGATGAGTGCAGCCTGGAGGGCGAGCACTGCGCCGGATTGGGCAGGTGCTTCAACAAACGCGGCTCCTTCCAGTGCATCTGCCAGAAACCGTACTGCGGGCAATACTGCAACTTCACGGATCCCTGCAACGCCTCGGACATCTGCTCCAATGGCGGTCGCTGCGTGGAGTCCTGCGGCGCCAAGCCGGACTACAAATGCGAGTGTCTGGAAGGATTCACGGGCAAAAATTGCACGGTACCGGTGAGTATATAATCACAATAATATGCAAACCGTCAGGTAGCAGAAAATTTTAGACCATCTTCAAGAATTTCGAAAAGGCAAACGGAATATTAAACTTTAGTcaggcttttaatttaaaagaatttcaaaataaaaccttGAAGTTAGTTTACATTTGTAATTTCAAAATCGAAAAtcaaaatacttaaaatgttgtaaaaacttaaaattcatGTTGTTTACATTAGCAAGCTAATATTTCCTACTTCTAATTAACAAATAGCTTGGGGAGAATTTTTACTATtcgattgtttttttatttcaaaaaggGGTATAGctaaaaaatcttttagaCCCTTCGTATCCAAGACAACCCTGCCCAGACATGTCTTTGGATTGGAAATAATAAGTCATTAAATTTACTGATCTAAAACCAACAAATCCTAATTATTTTTCAGATCACGGCCAAGGAGGATGGACCCTCGACGACGGACATTGCCATCATTGTCATACCCGTGGTGGTGGTACTGCTGCTGATCGCGGGAGCCCTGCTGGGCACCTTCCTGGTGATGGCCAGGAACAAGCGTGCCACCAGGGGCACCTACAGCCCCAGCGCCCAGGAGTACTGCAACCCGAGGCTGGAAATGGACAACGTGCTGAAGCCACCGCCTGAGGAACGacttatttagttttgagTTTTGAGCATCAGCGACGATTAGCAAAGCGAACGagagatatttttaaatccgCCCATAAACACCTAGCTGTAGGAGAAACGCAATGTTTTGTTCTAAGTACGCCCCTAGTTACTGTTTACATCTTAAGGTGCtcaaagcaacagcagcagcagtcgccCCCGATCCCTGCCCACGCTTTAGTTAGTTAATAATTGATAATGCCGTTGTCTATTTATTCTAGTAGTTTAGATGACAGACGTACCGCCCTATAGTCGTTATGTAGTTACGTTCCGATAGTTTAGATTCAGTATTCGATTTCTCGTATATGTAAATCCTAAAGCTGCGAACAAAGTTGAGCTCTGACACCGATTCCCCCTCCACATTCCGCACGGAAGCCTTTCAAACGTATTGTACGAGTATTcttgtaaatatatttgtgcCCATTCCTAAACTAAATTAGCTGAGCTAAATCGAAttcaaaaaactgaaaatccTATATGCCTATATATACGCCAGTATATATATCAGTAAATGTGGccttataacaaaaaaaaaaatagtaacgAAAAGCAATGACAACCAGAAAGATCATGAGAAACTATTGGTTaagtaaatcaaataaaagacATATTTTGCTCTAGAATTTCTAAGCGTAAACTTAAGAGACTGTactatataataaatattaaatatttcgacTTTTTTCCAATTGCTTGtctatttattaaagtttGCACAACAAGTTTTTCAATACCTTCTGATGTTCCCcggcaaacaataaaataaaatgattccTTTTCCAATTTGTAGCAACTATTGCTAAATTTATTCGTCAACCTTAGCGTGACGTGTACTTTATGGTTTCAATGCAAACAAGTCCGCATGAACAACaaactttagttttgtttatcaTTTCAGTGAGAGAGCTGCTAATGACtaatataaaagttattaaatataagcAATAGGatgaatgcaaataaaaattaagttaaataggTATACAACTCCGTGtataaagaagaaaaaaaagtcCAAGCTCGCCTAATTATACAAATGAAAGAGAGTGGTATCGAAGATTTGTTGTTAACCGGGAGTCCAGAGTACATTTGCTAAATATCGATTTAATGCATAGTGTGTGTGCTCAACCCAAAGATGCCACCCACTTGAATTTGCTCTGCATTTCCGGATGGTAGAAGATGCACTCCAGCTTGTTCACGCAGTTCTTGCCAAAGCGGCAGGGTTTCGGGTGATAAAAGGTGCATCCCAACTTGGAGCAGTTTGGGTAGTACTTGCACATCGTAGTTGCCGTCGTGGAGGTGACTGGTGCTGATATTGACTTGTAGTTCTGCACCGGTATGACGTGAGAGGCTGTCGAATGGAAAGCGAAAAAACTAATTAGTGGGGGAACTAAGTGGAAGTGGCTATCACTTACAAAGTGGTGGCGCCGCAAGCTGCACATGACTGAGATCCCTTTGGCCGCCGTGAGCGTAGTTGCAGTCGATGCTCATGCAGGCCATGTCGAACTTGCACTTGGGATGCGAGTACATGCACTTGTCCGCGAACTTGCAGTTGGGGAAGGACTTGCAGGGCGCCGTCGGGTGGTAGTACTCACAGAACTGTTTCGTGCAGTTAGGATGGTACTTGCAGCGCTCCTTGGGCTTGCTCACCTTCAGCACGGTGGAATCCACGCTAACGGCGCTTACTAGAACAGAACGATGTGATACatgatttgtttaattaaaaatactctgTACTTACGTGCCGGCAGGTTGTCGTACTTCCTGTCCTCTGCATTGCGAATGGGTACCCTCCGTTTCTCCGGAGCCACTGCATCGCGTTCTGGGCTGCCGGAGCGACGCTTCCGATTGGCACTCGGCTCGTCCTCGTTCTTAAGCGTGAACCGTATGGGCGTGTGCTTGGCTTTGGTAGCTGTAGACGTGGAAGTGGATACACCTGCGGACGAAGCTGCCGCTGGCTCTTGTACTGAATTGGATCTAATGGTTTTCTCCTTGCTGGAGGCTGTCCTCTCTGCCCGAGGCTTAGGTTTGGCCGGCAGTGGCGGAGTGGTCGAGCGATCCTCGATCGGAGCTTTAGCCTTATTGTCCTTGTGGCCATTGGCCGAGGTTGTGGCTGCCGTCGCTTGTGGCCGCTTATTGGGCGAACGTTTCTTCGGTGAACCATGCATCTCGTCATCCTCGTCCGTGtcgtttttaattataattttcttaatcTCTTGCGGCTGCCGAAGTACCTCGTTGCGATTGAGGCTACGTGTCGTCTGGAGAGAGGGCGAGCCGCTACTCTGTGTTGGCGAGCGCGAGAAGCTTCTATCCCGATTTGATCGGCGTCGCTTGTCCGCCGTCGTGGACGTGGGCTCGGCGCTGGAGGAGGACACTTGTGGTGTGGAGACCGGCGAGGAGGAGCGCCTGCGCGAGTTGCTCGGCCGTTTCCGATAGGAGCCTTCCTTGGCGTTGTTTCCGCCCAGCGCTTTAGTCCCCGTTCAAGGTGACCACAAACTGGGTCTTGAGAGCTCCGGTGCTGGGACTCGGCTCATCGTGGGAGCTTGATGTGCAAATCCAGCTCATCCACATTGGCCAGCAGCTGCGGCACATACGTTTCAGGCCTCCTCAGTCCTCAGAGTAGGGGTGTACTCCTCCTCCTACCACCTTGATCTCGGTGCGACTTTCATTGGATCGCCGCGCTCGCTTGCCATCCCGCTGAGTTACATTAACCACCAACTCCCGAGTAGTGCGCCGAAAGAGCTCGTTGCCGGGTGCACTCCTCTTGCCACGCTCCTTCTCGCGGTCGCGATCCCGATCGTTTTTTTCCAACGATTTGCGCTTGCCCAGCGAACTGCTGGTTATCTTCACCGCCTCCTCGCTCTCCTTCTTCGCGGAAGTCTTGGCCAGAATTGTGGAGCGCTGTGCATCGGCCACGGCTCGCAGCAGAAGGTTCTTGCAGGCTTGCCGCCTGGGAGATACCTGCGGCCGGGGCTTGATCTTGATCACGGAGTTCACCGGCTTGTCGGCCATGTCCTCATCGTCCGACGGCACTGGCGGCTTGTTCACAGCCACAATAACCCGGGAACCAATGCGTTGTTTGGTGCTCGGAGCCTCTGGACTGGGCGAGCGACGCTGGCGGTGATTGCGGTTGGTGTCCCTGGAGTTGTCACGGCTAGAACGTCGTTCCCGGGAGCGCTCCCGCTGACCCCGATCCTTGCTCGCCTCGGGTTCACTGCGTCGCCGATGGGCCGGCACATATAGCTCCTTTTGGCTGCGCTGTGAACGCTCTGGCGGCAACTGGGCCTTGGAGCCGAGTCGAGCGTGTACGGATTTCCGCTCAGAACGGTCTTCCTTTAACTTCTCAGCCGACGCCTCCGGTTGGGGGGTCTCTACCTCCTCCGCCGCGGCATCCTGGCGAGTGTCAATCTTCGGCTCAGCCTCTTGTCGCTTTTCTGGTGTCTTTTCTCGTCTATTGAAAATAATAGGACTCTTAGCCTTTCGGGGAGGCGCCTCCGTTTGCTGGGTCTCCTCCTCGGGCTCCTGATCCACGGATTCCTCCTGGACACTCAAGTTCAAAAGGTCCTCGTCGTCCTCATCGCTCTCGTCCTCGATTTCGCCAATCTGGCGTAAATGCTTCTTGgctgcttggattttcttctGGATATCAGCCAGCTCGGCAAGATCCTTCTGTCGATTGACACCACTGGTGGTTGAGCTGATCTCGGACATGGCGGGCAAGTCCAGGTCCCCTGCTGGCCAACGCCTCCTCGTCCTCGATGGATTtgctcttcttttttttgtgcagtATCTCGTCCTTGGCGTTGAGATCGATGTCGAGGGTTTTCTTTGCCTTTTCGAGCAGCTCCTCGGCGAAGACATCGGTGATGGAGCTGATGATGGGCATGGCATCCGCGGAACTGGGCTGCGGCTCAGTCAGCTCATCGCCGGACTTGCGATGTGGCCTCTTGTCCTTCCTGGAGCCCTTTTTGTCCTTGTCCTTGACCTTGGCAGCTTCTGCTTGGCCGCGCGACTTCCGCTTCTTACTGGaagctaaaataaaaggtGGTAAATGGGTGTATTAACAAGGAGAGGGTATAATTTTACCACTGGATGTGGGCAGTGTGACCTCCTGTAGCTTCTGTAGCACCTCGTGCAGCCAGGTGACGAAGAGGTCCGTTTGGTCGCCCAGGAAAAGATTTAGCTCCGCGTTCATCTGCTGTTTGGTGCGTTTGTTGGCCACCATGACCATCACGTAGTCCGGCAGTTCGTCGTCTATAAAACCGGCTGATCCCCCGGTTCCCAGCTCCAGCAGCTTCGCCTTGACGGCGCTCTATATGCGggatataaaaacaattatttttgggGTATTCATTCAGAGTTATTACGAGTTCATTGATTTTCCGCAGTCACTTACGCGCATCTTCTGGCCAATCTCGCTGCCCAGATTGCACTCCATGTTCGGTTGATGCTCTATCCGTTGCAGTCGTCAGTTTTCgggcgcatttatttattaacgcCTACTTTTTGCGGTAGATCTACTTTTCGTTACAtgagaaaatgggaaaatttcCCCAAATATAATTATCGCAGCTGCTCCGATATCCAAAAATAGTGGTGGGTGGTCAGTATTAGGGGTATTCTTTTCGGAGTCTATATTGTTggtaaataattgttttaaagactttgtttgttttgtttgtgatAAGTAAACTAAACTGAGTGATcctaaatttaagaaaacacaaattggAGAAGTTTATGCactgttaattgaaaaaaacaacatttaacattaaaaataggCCCTGCCATTCGCCCCGAATGTTTACTAAAGTACTCAAAAAATAATCGATACTTTATGCgaatgaaaaaatttaaaatattagtacATATGTAAACTgggaatatttatttcactGTTGCATGAAATTTATTATGAACAGAAAAACGTAAACTAACTATAACTTATCAACAAGATTTGTAACCCTTTTTAGATCAAGAATCATAAATTCTCTAGCtgattaatttgtaatttatttaacaaatcaaaagatttaagttttatttataggCACTAGAAGTAAGTCCTGCTAAGTTGAATAAAACTCACAAATGCTGTGTTTTATTATATCATTAAGCAGTAAGCAGAATGTAACAATTTTAACTTTAGAAGTTGATTCAAGTTTACGttacaacaacaactaggCCCCAGGGACGACATTTAAcccttttttataaatttattatttataaataaaagcttaaGCTAGAGAACATAGAAAACTACGAAGCATCCCTTTGTAAAAGTGTGTTCCCcatcaaaaattcaaatacgAAAATTTTCCGACAGACCAGCGGAACTACAATCGATAGTGACCTCGTGAGCGTCGCGCAGTCTATCGATACGCCTGCGCGAACCTTCGGGCCGAATGGCACTCAAATGTCACACGGGAAGAAGAAGCTGCGAAAAGAATTTTAGAAGAAAGCAACTGCAATTTTGTCATAATCGGAGCTGCAATTCGCAATGAAAAATGGAAACTAGACAGCCCAGTTCCGGTGATGAGATAAAGCCAGGTGCGTACCGTCCGGGGGCGTGGCGAGTGTGTGAATACGGGCCCCGGATCGCAGCCCCTTGGCTTTCTGCTCGaagtgtgtgtctgtgtttcTCGCCCTTCGAATAGAATGGCTGCGTTTTTGGCTGCGTTTGGCCGTGTGAATTGCACGGGTCCCCTTTTGCCTgatatattttccatattgGCGACTCCGTGCGAGTCCGTTTCCAACAACTTGTTGCACTAAAACCCGTGAAATTCCCTATCTTGCAGAGCTGTACTTCCTCATCTCCAAGTTCCTGGCTGCGGGGCCGCTGGAGGAGACGGCAAAGGTGGGTTGAAAACCAACGCTCTCGGGATCGAGATCCAAAAAAAGAGCGCAATTTCGCGACCCGCTTtgtttacaaacattttacTAATTTCGCTTTAATTCTGGTCTATTCCCCCACGTCCATTTTTTAGGTTTTGATCCGGGAACTCGAGGAGAAGAAGGTGAGTTTCGGTGGGCTTGTGCGGGGGATATATAGATTTTCGACCCGACtcgaaaaagaagaaaaccgCGTTTGTTTATAcgctttgttttggttttgttgttgtttctgctgCCGGCAGCGAGTGACGACAAAGCCCACCAATACGTCCGCTTGTCTGAGAGTTGGAAATCAAACTGAATTGTGGGTTTGCTTGGGCCACGGGATATAGTCTGTAGT
This genomic window from Drosophila gunungcola strain Sukarami chromosome 3R, Dgunungcola_SK_2, whole genome shotgun sequence contains:
- the LOC128266694 gene encoding protein crumbs isoform X1, whose translation is MAIIANASPPTQQQQQRQTTTTTAASAETTTTARSRDRTKSAAQITSHLLKRAISVYSSPQWIPLFILIYLATDVASVAMPEREAYFNGSTYLRLTTPMPIWDHSAISFRSCRGGEILAQQYNKNSIVISVLNDFLQISLAGPAVHGPNNRLDVKLPYQLLDNRWHTLQFKYEYGNLYLHVDRAASIFANSTYNSQFLTNQDIGYKDAILILGNSFSGCLLDGPGLQFVNNSTVQNVVFGVCPLTPGPCSDHDLFTRLPENSCLTDPCMGHGTCSSSAEGYECRCTARYSGKNCQKDNGSPCAKNPCENGGSCLENSRGDYQCFCDPNHSGKHCETEVNLHPLCQTNPCLNNGACVVLGGSAGNGAIACECPKGYAGARCEVDTDECASQPCQNNGSCIDRINGFSCDCSGTGYSGAFCQTNVDECDKNPCLNGGRCFDTYGWYTCQCLDGWGGEICDRPMTCQTQQCLNGGTCLDKAIGFQCLCPPEYTGELCQIAPSCAQQCPIDSECVGGKCVCKPGSSGPIGHCLPIETTPTPEQEPTTTTRTTAIPVPASPNTLTTTTKTPPITTARATLATTTAGKKPQQQPLQSATQRSASLNACPQENCLNGGTCLGYSGNYTCICASGYTGYNCQTSTGDGASALALTPINCNATNGKCLNGGTCSMNGTHCYCALGYSGDRCEKAENCSPLNCQEPMVCVQNQCLCPGNKVCNQCATQPCQNGGECVDLPNGDYECKCMRGWTGRTCGNDVDECTVHPKICGNGICKNEKGSYKCYCTPGFTGIHCDSDVDECLSFPCLNGAKCNNKINAYECVCQPGYQGENCEVDIDECVSNPCSNGSTCIDRINNFTCNCIAGMTGRICDIDIDDCVGDPCLNGGQCIDQLDGFRCDCSGTGYEGENCELNIDECISNPCTNGAKCLDQVKDYTCECHTGYKGKNCEQDINECESNPCQYNGNCMERSNMTIYQMSQNMNLPPVFSQPFSFENASGYECVCVPGIIGKNCETNINECESNPCSKHGTCNDGIGAYTCECEPGFEGTHCEINIDECDRYNPCQRGTCYDQIDDYDCDCDANYGGKNCSVPLKGCETNPCLNGGACLPYLVNEIDHQYNCTCENGFQGDKCEKTTTLSMVATSLISVTTEREEGYDINLQFRTTLPNGVLAFGTTGEKNEPVSYILELINGRLNLHSSLLNKWEGVFIGSKLNDSNWHKVFVAINTSHLVLSANDEQAIFPVGSYETANNSQPSFPRTYLGGTIPNLKSYLRHLTHQPSAFVGCMQDIMVNGKWIFPDVQSTNESYTKLENVQSGCPRTEQCKPNPCHSNGECTDLWHTFACHCPRPFFGHTCQHNMTAATFGHENTTHSAVIVETTDVARRAIRSILDISMFIRTREPTGQVFYLGTDPRKAPTKNIGDSYVAAKLHGGELLVKMQFSGTPEAYTVGGQKLDNGYNHLIEVVRNQTLVQVKLNGTEYFRKTLSTTGLLDAQVLYLGGPAPTRESLLGATTEPGPVPAPGAGVPIEDITVPKEADDSRDYFKGIIQDVKVSNGSLNLIVEMYSLNVTDVQVNAKPLGAVTIDRASVLPGEVSDDLCRKNPCRHNAECRNTWNDYSCKCPNGYKGKDCQEIEFCQLVTCPGQSVCQNLDDGYECLTNITFTGQERSPLAFFYFQEPPSEEIVGEATPKQTLKPVIDIAFRTRAGGTLLYIDNVDGFFEIGVNGGRVTITWKLSALHFGESARFEKENTDGEWSRIYLRTHNSKLEGGWKGWESMVDPSPAFSTDIDQAAFQSLIASSTQVYLGGMPESRQARGSTLSAQQGSQFKGCVGEARVGDLLLPYFSNAELYPRTENVSVQLKAQFRLNTTRPEEGCILCFQSDCKNAGFCQAPSDEYACTCQAGFEGDDCGTDIDECLNTECFNNGTCINQVAAFYCQCEPGFEGQHCEQNIDECADQPCHNGGNCTDLIAAYLCDCPEDYMGPQCDVLKQMTCENEPCRNGSTCQNGFNGATGNNFTCTCVPGFEGPLCDIPFCELTPCDNGGLCLTTGMSPMCKCSLGYTGRLCEQDINECESNPCQNDGQCRDLVGKYECDCQGTGFEGLRCENDIDECSLEGEHCAGLGRCFNKRGSFQCICQKPYCGQYCNFTDPCNASDICSNGGRCVESCGAKPDYKCECLEGFTGKNCTVPITAKEDGPSTTDIAIIVIPVVVVLLLIAGALLGTFLVMARNKRATRGTYSPSAQEYCNPRLEMDNVLKPPPEERLI
- the LOC128266694 gene encoding protein crumbs isoform X2; the encoded protein is MAIIANASPPTQQQQQRQTTTTTAASAETTTTARSRDRTKSAAQITSHLLKRAISVYSSPQWIPLFILIYLATDVASVAMPEREAYFNGSTYLRLTTPMPIWDHSAISFRSCRGGEILAQQYNKNSIVISVLNDFLQISLAGPAVHGPNNRLDVKLPYQLLDNRWHTLQFKYEYGNLYLHVDRAASIFANSTYNSQFLTNQDIGYKDAILILGNSFSGCLLDGPGLQFVNNSTVQNVVFGVCPLTPGPCSDHDLFTRLPENSCLTDPCMGHGTCSSSAEGYECRCTARYSGKNCQKDNGSPCAKNPCENGGSCLENSRGDYQCFCDPNHSGKHCETEVNLHPLCQTNPCLNNGACVVLGGSAGNGAIACECPKGYAGARCEVDTDECASQPCQNNGSCIDRINGFSCDCSGTGYSGAFCQTNVDECDKNPCLNGGRCFDTYGWYTCQCLDGWGGEICDRPMTCQTQQCLNGGTCLDKAIGFQCLCPPEYTGELCQIAPSCAQQCPIDSECVGGKCVCKPGSSASDLEPLTPLQLDMLDSTLCPSEKKKRYISPEWLKRKRCELKLSYNCQTSTGDGASALALTPINCNATNGKCLNGGTCSMNGTHCYCALGYSGDRCEKAENCSPLNCQEPMVCVQNQCLCPGNKVCNQCATQPCQNGGECVDLPNGDYECKCMRGWTGRTCGNDVDECTVHPKICGNGICKNEKGSYKCYCTPGFTGIHCDSDVDECLSFPCLNGAKCNNKINAYECVCQPGYQGENCEVDIDECVSNPCSNGSTCIDRINNFTCNCIAGMTGRICDIDIDDCVGDPCLNGGQCIDQLDGFRCDCSGTGYEGENCELNIDECISNPCTNGAKCLDQVKDYTCECHTGYKGKNCEQDINECESNPCQYNGNCMERSNMTIYQMSQNMNLPPVFSQPFSFENASGYECVCVPGIIGKNCETNINECESNPCSKHGTCNDGIGAYTCECEPGFEGTHCEINIDECDRYNPCQRGTCYDQIDDYDCDCDANYGGKNCSVPLKGCETNPCLNGGACLPYLVNEIDHQYNCTCENGFQGDKCEKTTTLSMVATSLISVTTEREEGYDINLQFRTTLPNGVLAFGTTGEKNEPVSYILELINGRLNLHSSLLNKWEGVFIGSKLNDSNWHKVFVAINTSHLVLSANDEQAIFPVGSYETANNSQPSFPRTYLGGTIPNLKSYLRHLTHQPSAFVGCMQDIMVNGKWIFPDVQSTNESYTKLENVQSGCPRTEQCKPNPCHSNGECTDLWHTFACHCPRPFFGHTCQHNMTAATFGHENTTHSAVIVETTDVARRAIRSILDISMFIRTREPTGQVFYLGTDPRKAPTKNIGDSYVAAKLHGGELLVKMQFSGTPEAYTVGGQKLDNGYNHLIEVVRNQTLVQVKLNGTEYFRKTLSTTGLLDAQVLYLGGPAPTRESLLGATTEPGPVPAPGAGVPIEDITVPKEADDSRDYFKGIIQDVKVSNGSLNLIVEMYSLNVTDVQVNAKPLGAVTIDRASVLPGEVSDDLCRKNPCRHNAECRNTWNDYSCKCPNGYKGKDCQEIEFCQLVTCPGQSVCQNLDDGYECLTNITFTGQERSPLAFFYFQEPPSEEIVGEATPKQTLKPVIDIAFRTRAGGTLLYIDNVDGFFEIGVNGGRVTITWKLSALHFGESARFEKENTDGEWSRIYLRTHNSKLEGGWKGWESMVDPSPAFSTDIDQAAFQSLIASSTQVYLGGMPESRQARGSTLSAQQGSQFKGCVGEARVGDLLLPYFSNAELYPRTENVSVQLKAQFRLNTTRPEEGCILCFQSDCKNAGFCQAPSDEYACTCQAGFEGDDCGTDIDECLNTECFNNGTCINQVAAFYCQCEPGFEGQHCEQNIDECADQPCHNGGNCTDLIAAYLCDCPEDYMGPQCDVLKQMTCENEPCRNGSTCQNGFNGATGNNFTCTCVPGFEGPLCDIPFCELTPCDNGGLCLTTGMSPMCKCSLGYTGRLCEQDINECESNPCQNDGQCRDLVGKYECDCQGTGFEGLRCENDIDECSLEGEHCAGLGRCFNKRGSFQCICQKPYCGQYCNFTDPCNASDICSNGGRCVESCGAKPDYKCECLEGFTGKNCTVPITAKEDGPSTTDIAIIVIPVVVVLLLIAGALLGTFLVMARNKRATRGTYSPSAQEYCNPRLEMDNVLKPPPEERLI